In Mercenaria mercenaria strain notata unplaced genomic scaffold, MADL_Memer_1 contig_1148, whole genome shotgun sequence, one genomic interval encodes:
- the LOC128551485 gene encoding beta-1,3-galactosyltransferase 5-like: MFLSPKKEPIRTVNQRSTMQEDVKANKLKLKMPLFVPIRANEMQNKVFAVPQFPFLNFTSFMLEPKTDCKDLQLIALIHSSPYHFERRETIRRTWTNQYYFFKLGTVKRIFVFGTVDNDILQKAIATENRIYGDILQGQFIDNYYNLSFNTMLGLKWIINRCENIQTVMKVDDDIAIDTFRFLNSTVLSLVNKSGQVLCRYGRRQILRNTTSKWYIIDSIFKGETHYPSYCEGKLVLMTFDVIPSLYSTALKTPYFFVEDVYMYGLVINKIKSLTFRQLKLESDMVLSASTAMACLIKKKQNCSVYVAGVSSDEEMEELWFFFRQRFMSSHFFS, from the coding sequence ATGTTCCTGTCCCCAAAGAAAGAACCCATCAGGACAGTAAATCAGAGATCAACCATGCAAGAAGATGTGAAAGCTAATAAACTGAAATTAAAGATGCCTTTGTTCGTGCCAATCAGAGCCAACGAAATGCAGAATAAAGTGTTCGCTGTTCCACAGTTTCCATTTCTTAATTTCACTTCGTTTATGTTGGAACCAAAGACAGATTGTAAAGATTTGCAGCTTATAGCATTAATCCATTCTTCACCTTATCACTTTGAACGACGTGAAACGATACGGAGAACATGGACAAACCAGTATTACTTTTTTAAGCTTGGGACTGTTAAAAGAATTTTCGTTTTTGGGACAGTCGATAACGATATATTGCAAAAAGCTATTGCAACTGAAAATCGTATTTATGGTGATATTTTGCAAGGCCAGTTCATTGATAATTACtacaatttatcatttaatacaaTGTTGGGATTAAAATGGATAATAAACCGATGTGAAAATATTCAAACTGTAATGAAAGTTGACGATGATATTGCAATTGATACGTTTAGATTTCTCAACAGTACTGTTTTAAGCTTAGTAAACAAATCAGGACAAGTGCTCTGCCGCTACGGCAGACGTCAGATACTTCGAAACACTACGTCAAAATGGTATATAATTGATAGCATATTTAAAGGAGAGACACATTACCCTAGTTACTGTGAAGGTAAACTTGTTTTGATGACGTTTGATGTCATACCGTCTTTGTACAGTACTGCATTGAAAACGCCATATTTTTTCGTAGAAGACGTCTACATGTATGGTTTAGtgattaacaaaataaaaagtttaacatTTAGACAATTAAAATTGGAGTCAGATATGGTTCTAAGTGCTTCTACGGCAATGGCATGTCTTATTAAGAAGAAACAAAATTGCAGCGTTTACGTAGCAGGCGTGTCGTCCGATGAAGAAATGGAAGAACTTTGGTTTTTCTTTAGACAGCGATTCATGTCAAGTCATTTTTTtagttaa